From the Helicobacter pylori genome, one window contains:
- the hefC gene encoding efflux RND transporter permease subunit HefC, producing the protein MYKTAINRPITTLMFALAIVFFGTMGFKKLSVALFPKIDLPTVVVTTTYPGASAEIIESKVTDKIEEAVMGIDGIKKVTSTSSKNVSIVVIEFELEKPNEEALNDVVNKISSVRFDDSNIKKPSVNKFDTDSQAIISLFVSSSSVPATTLNDYAKNTIKPMLQKINGVGGVQLNGFRERQIRIYADPTLMNKYNLTYADLFSTLKAENVEIDGGRIVNSQRELSILINANSYSVADVEKIQVGNHVRLGDIAKIEIGLEEDNTFASFKDKPGVILEIQKIAGANEIEIVDRVYEALKHIQAISPSYEIRPFLDTTSYIRTSIEDVKFDLVLGAILAVLVVFAFLRNGTITLVSAISIPISIMGTFALIQWMGFSLNMLTMVALTLAIGIIIDDAIVVIENIHKKLEMGMNKRKASYEGVREIGFALVAISAMLLSVFVPIGNMKGIIGRFFQSFGITVALAIALSYVVVVTIIPMVSSVVVNPRHSRFYVWSEPFFKALEFRYTRLLQWVLNHKLIISIAVVLVFVGSLFVASKLGMDFMLKEDRGRFLVWLKAKPGVSIDYMTQKSKIFQKAIEKHAEVEFTTLQVGYGTTQNPFKAKIFVQLKPLKERKKEGELGQFELMSVLRKELRSLPEAKGLDTINLSEVALIGGGGDSSPFQTFVFSHSQEAVDKSVENLKKFLLESPELKGKVESYHTSTSESQPQLQLKILRQNANKYGVSAQTIGSVVSSAFSGTSQASVFKEDGKEYDMIIRVPDDKRVSVEDIKRLQVRNKYDKLMFLDALVEITETKSPSSISRYNRQRSVTVLAEPNRNAGVSLGEILTQVSKNTKEWLVEGANYRFTGEADNAKESNGEFLVALATAFVLIYMILAALYESILEPFIIMVTMPLSFSGAFFALGLVHQPLSMFSMIGLILLIGMVGKNATLLIDVANEERKKGLNIQEAILFAGKTRLRPILMTTIAMVCGMLPLALASGDGAAMKSPIGIAMSGGLMISMVLSLLIVPVFYRLIAPIDDKLKRFYQNQKTLE; encoded by the coding sequence ATGTATAAAACAGCGATTAATCGTCCTATTACGACCTTGATGTTTGCTTTGGCGATTGTCTTTTTTGGGACTATGGGTTTTAAAAAATTGAGCGTGGCGCTTTTCCCTAAAATTGATTTGCCTACAGTGGTGGTTACTACGACTTATCCTGGGGCTAGCGCTGAAATCATAGAGAGTAAGGTAACCGATAAGATTGAAGAAGCGGTGATGGGGATTGATGGGATCAAAAAGGTTACTTCTACGAGTTCTAAAAATGTGAGTATCGTCGTCATTGAATTTGAGTTAGAAAAACCTAATGAAGAAGCCTTAAACGATGTGGTGAATAAAATTTCTTCGGTGCGTTTTGATGACTCTAACATTAAAAAACCCTCTGTCAATAAATTTGATACCGACAGCCAAGCCATTATTTCATTATTTGTGAGCAGTTCAAGCGTGCCGGCTACAACCCTTAATGACTACGCTAAAAACACCATCAAACCCATGCTCCAAAAAATCAATGGGGTAGGGGGCGTGCAGCTCAACGGCTTTAGGGAGCGCCAAATTAGGATTTATGCAGATCCCACTTTGATGAACAAATACAATCTCACTTATGCGGATCTTTTCAGCACGCTTAAAGCGGAGAATGTGGAAATTGATGGGGGGCGCATTGTCAATAGCCAAAGAGAATTATCAATTTTAATTAATGCGAATAGTTATAGCGTAGCGGATGTGGAAAAGATTCAAGTGGGTAATCATGTGCGTCTTGGCGATATTGCAAAAATTGAAATCGGTTTGGAAGAAGACAACACTTTTGCGAGCTTTAAAGACAAACCCGGTGTGATTTTAGAAATCCAAAAGATTGCCGGAGCGAATGAAATTGAAATCGTAGATAGGGTGTATGAAGCGTTAAAACACATTCAAGCCATTAGCCCTAGTTATGAAATCAGACCCTTTTTAGACACCACGAGCTATATCCGCACCTCTATTGAAGATGTGAAATTTGACCTAGTCTTAGGGGCGATTTTAGCGGTTTTAGTGGTGTTTGCGTTCTTGCGTAACGGCACGATCACCCTTGTTTCAGCGATCTCTATCCCTATTTCTATCATGGGGACTTTTGCGCTCATCCAATGGATGGGCTTTTCATTAAACATGCTCACCATGGTGGCTTTAACGCTAGCGATAGGGATTATCATAGATGATGCGATCGTGGTGATTGAAAATATCCATAAAAAGCTAGAAATGGGCATGAACAAACGAAAAGCGAGCTATGAGGGGGTGAGGGAAATTGGCTTTGCTCTAGTGGCGATTTCAGCGATGCTGCTCTCTGTTTTTGTGCCTATAGGGAACATGAAAGGCATTATCGGGCGCTTTTTCCAAAGCTTTGGGATCACGGTGGCTTTAGCGATCGCTCTATCGTATGTGGTGGTCGTTACGATTATCCCCATGGTAAGCTCAGTCGTGGTCAATCCCAGGCATTCTCGTTTTTATGTGTGGAGTGAGCCTTTTTTTAAGGCTTTAGAGTTTCGTTATACCAGATTGCTCCAATGGGTATTAAACCACAAGCTCATCATCTCTATAGCGGTGGTTTTGGTGTTTGTGGGTTCGCTTTTTGTGGCTTCTAAGCTCGGCATGGATTTCATGCTGAAAGAAGATAGGGGGAGGTTTTTAGTGTGGCTTAAGGCTAAACCGGGCGTGAGCATAGATTACATGACACAAAAGAGTAAGATCTTTCAAAAAGCGATTGAAAAGCATGCTGAAGTGGAATTTACCACCCTGCAAGTGGGTTATGGCACCACACAAAACCCTTTTAAGGCTAAGATTTTTGTGCAACTCAAGCCTTTAAAAGAGCGCAAAAAAGAGGGTGAATTGGGGCAATTTGAGTTGATGAGCGTTTTAAGGAAAGAGTTGAGAAGCTTGCCTGAAGCTAAAGGTTTAGATACTATTAATCTTTCTGAAGTTGCTCTTATAGGGGGCGGTGGGGATAGTTCGCCCTTCCAAACCTTTGTGTTTTCCCATTCTCAAGAAGCGGTGGATAAAAGCGTGGAGAATTTGAAAAAATTCTTATTAGAAAGCCCTGAATTAAAAGGCAAGGTTGAAAGCTACCATACAAGCACGAGCGAATCGCAACCGCAATTGCAACTCAAAATCTTAAGACAAAACGCCAACAAATACGGCGTGAGCGCTCAAACCATTGGCTCAGTGGTGAGCTCTGCTTTCTCTGGGACTTCTCAAGCGAGCGTGTTCAAAGAAGATGGTAAAGAATACGACATGATCATTAGAGTGCCTGATGACAAGCGCGTTTCTGTAGAAGACATCAAACGCTTGCAAGTGCGTAACAAATACGATAAATTGATGTTTTTAGACGCTTTAGTGGAAATCACAGAAACTAAAAGCCCGTCCAGCATTTCTCGCTATAACCGCCAGCGCAGCGTTACGGTGCTTGCTGAGCCTAATAGGAATGCGGGCGTTTCTTTGGGCGAGATTTTAACGCAAGTGAGCAAAAACACTAAAGAATGGCTGGTTGAAGGGGCGAATTACAGATTCACCGGAGAAGCGGATAACGCCAAAGAGAGCAATGGGGAGTTTTTAGTCGCTTTAGCGACAGCGTTTGTGCTGATTTATATGATTTTAGCGGCGTTGTATGAGTCCATTTTAGAGCCTTTTATTATCATGGTTACCATGCCTTTAAGCTTTTCAGGGGCGTTTTTTGCTTTAGGTTTAGTGCATCAGCCTTTGAGCATGTTCTCTATGATAGGCTTGATCTTGCTCATTGGTATGGTGGGTAAAAACGCCACGCTTTTAATTGATGTGGCGAATGAAGAGCGTAAAAAAGGTTTGAATATCCAAGAAGCCATTTTATTTGCCGGCAAAACCCGTCTAAGACCGATTTTAATGACGACCATTGCGATGGTTTGTGGCATGCTGCCTTTAGCGTTGGCGAGTGGGGATGGAGCGGCGATGAAATCCCCTATAGGGATTGCGATGAGTGGGGGCTTAATGATTTCTATGGTGTTAAGCTTACTGATTGTGCCGGTGTTTTATCGTTTGATCGCTCCCATAGACGACAAACTCAAGCGGTTTTATCAAAACCAAAAAACTTTAGAATGA
- a CDS encoding outer membrane beta-barrel protein — protein sequence MKKIVPVLALWVGLLGAFEPKKSHIYFGAMVGLAPIKITPKPASDSSYTAFLWGAKGGYQFAFFKALALRGEFSYLMAIKPTALHTINTSLLSLNMDVLSDFYTYKKYSFGVYGGLGIGYFYQSNHLGMKNSSFMGYNGLINVGLGSTIDRHHRIELGAKIPFSKTRNSFKNSYFLESVFIHASYSYAF from the coding sequence ATGAAAAAAATCGTTCCGGTTTTGGCTTTATGGGTGGGTTTGTTAGGGGCGTTTGAGCCTAAAAAAAGTCATATTTATTTTGGGGCTATGGTGGGTTTAGCCCCCATTAAAATAACCCCAAAACCGGCTAGCGATTCTTCTTATACGGCTTTTTTATGGGGGGCTAAAGGAGGGTATCAATTCGCTTTTTTTAAAGCCTTAGCGTTAAGGGGTGAATTTTCCTACCTTATGGCGATCAAACCCACCGCATTGCACACGATTAACACTTCTTTATTGAGCTTAAATATGGATGTGTTGAGCGATTTTTACACTTACAAAAAATACAGCTTTGGGGTGTATGGGGGGCTTGGGATAGGGTATTTTTATCAAAGCAACCATTTAGGCATGAAAAATAGTTCGTTTATGGGTTATAACGGGCTAATTAATGTAGGGCTTGGCAGCACGATCGATCGCCACCACCGCATAGAGCTTGGGGCTAAAATCCCTTTTTCAAAGACTAGAAATTCTTTTAAAAATTCTTATTTTTTAGAGAGCGTTTTTATCCATGCGAGTTATAGTTATGCGTTTTAA
- the hefA gene encoding efflux RND transporter outer membrane subunit HefA has protein sequence MNTIIRYASLWGLCAALTLAQAPSKTPDEIKQILNNYSHKNLKLIDPPTSSLEATPGFLRSPKETATTINQEIAKYHEKSDKAALGLYELLKGATTNLSLQAQELSVKQAMKNHTIAKAMFLPTLDANYYFKNENRDTPHFKHYNTQQLQAQVKLNVFNGFSDVNNVKEKSATYRSTVANLEYSRQSVYLQVVQQYYEYFNNLARMIALQKKLEQIKTDIKRVTKLYDKGLTTIDDLQSLKAQGNLSEYDILDMQFALEQNRLTLEYLTNLSVKNLKKTTIDVPNLQLRERQDLVSLREQISALKYQNKQLNYYPTIDVYDSWSYWIQKPAYALGSFGNFFPGQQNTAGVNASMKFFDDIGLSLQKQSIMLGQLANEKNLAYKKLEQEKDEQLYRKSLDIARAKIESSKASLDAANLSFANIKRKYDANLVDFTTYLRGLTTRFDAEVAYNLALNNYEVQKANYIFNSGHKIDDYVH, from the coding sequence ATGAACACTATTATAAGATATGCGAGTTTATGGGGCTTGTGTGCGGCTTTAACTCTAGCCCAAGCCCCCTCTAAAACCCCAGATGAAATCAAGCAAATCCTTAACAATTATAGCCATAAGAATTTAAAGCTCATTGATCCGCCGACAAGTTCTTTAGAAGCAACACCGGGTTTTTTGCGTTCGCCCAAAGAAACAGCGACCACTATCAATCAAGAGATTGCTAAATACCATGAAAAAAGCGATAAGGCCGCTTTGGGGCTTTATGAATTGCTAAAGGGGGCTACCACTAATCTCAGTTTGCAAGCACAAGAACTCAGTGTCAAGCAAGCGATGAAGAACCACACCATCGCCAAAGCGATGTTTTTGCCTACTTTGGATGCGAATTATTACTTTAAAAATGAAAATAGGGATACTCCGCACTTTAAACATTATAACACGCAACAACTCCAAGCTCAAGTCAAATTGAATGTGTTTAATGGTTTTAGCGATGTGAATAATGTCAAAGAAAAGTCTGCAACTTACCGATCCACTGTGGCTAATTTAGAGTATAGCCGCCAAAGCGTGTATTTGCAAGTGGTGCAACAATACTACGAGTATTTTAACAATCTCGCTCGCATGATCGCTTTGCAAAAAAAATTAGAGCAAATCAAAACAGACATTAAAAGGGTTACCAAACTCTATGACAAAGGGCTAACCACGATTGATGATTTGCAAAGCTTAAAGGCACAAGGGAATTTGAGCGAATACGATATTTTGGACATGCAATTTGCTTTGGAGCAAAACCGCTTGACTTTAGAATACCTCACCAATCTCAGTGTGAAAAATTTGAAAAAGACCACGATTGATGTACCTAATTTGCAATTAAGAGAAAGACAGGATTTGGTTTCTTTAAGGGAGCAAATTTCTGCACTCAAATACCAGAACAAGCAACTCAATTATTACCCTACGATAGATGTTTATGACTCATGGAGTTATTGGATCCAAAAACCCGCTTACGCTTTGGGGAGTTTTGGGAACTTCTTCCCCGGTCAGCAAAATACGGCTGGAGTTAATGCGAGCATGAAATTTTTTGATGATATAGGGTTGAGCTTGCAAAAACAATCCATCATGCTAGGCCAATTAGCGAATGAAAAGAATTTAGCGTATAAAAAGCTAGAGCAAGAAAAAGACGAACAGCTTTACAGAAAGTCGCTTGATATTGCCAGAGCCAAGATTGAATCTTCCAAGGCCAGTTTGGATGCGGCTAATCTTTCTTTTGCCAATATTAAAAGGAAATACGACGCTAATTTAGTGGATTTCACCACTTATTTAAGGGGCTTAACCACGCGCTTTGATGCAGAAGTGGCTTACAATTTAGCGCTCAACAATTATGAAGTGCAAAAAGCCAATTACATTTTTAACAGCGGGCATAAAATAGACGACTATGTGCATTAA
- the hefB gene encoding efflux RND transporter periplasmic adaptor subunit HefB — protein MIRKILIGLFLSFLSMEAGEKVYAIFNVKATQDSKLTLDSTGIVDSIKVTEGSVVKKGDVLLLLYNQDKQAQSDSTEQQLIFAKKQYQRYSKIGGAVDKNTLEGYEFTYRRLESDYAYSIAVLNKTILRAPFDGVIASKNIQVGEGVSANNTVLLRLVSHARKLVIEFDSKYINAVKVGDTYTYSIDGDSNQHEIKITKIYPTVDENTRKVSAEALLSKPMAVGLFGDGFIQTK, from the coding sequence ATGATACGAAAAATTTTAATAGGACTTTTTTTGAGTTTTTTGAGCATGGAAGCTGGCGAAAAAGTGTATGCGATTTTCAATGTGAAAGCGACACAAGATTCCAAGCTCACCTTAGACAGCACAGGGATTGTGGATAGCATTAAGGTTACTGAGGGGAGCGTGGTCAAAAAGGGCGATGTTTTGTTGCTTTTGTATAATCAAGACAAACAGGCTCAAAGCGATTCCACCGAGCAACAACTCATTTTCGCTAAAAAGCAATACCAACGATACAGCAAAATTGGGGGCGCTGTGGATAAAAACACTCTAGAGGGTTATGAGTTCACTTACAGGCGCTTGGAGTCTGATTACGCTTATTCTATTGCGGTATTGAATAAAACCATTTTAAGAGCCCCTTTTGATGGCGTGATAGCGAGTAAAAACATTCAGGTGGGCGAAGGGGTGAGCGCGAATAACACGGTGTTATTGAGACTGGTCAGCCATGCAAGGAAATTAGTTATTGAATTTGATTCTAAATATATTAATGCAGTCAAAGTGGGGGACACTTACACCTATTCTATAGACGGGGATTCTAATCAGCATGAAATTAAAATCACTAAGATTTACCCCACGGTTGATGAAAACACCAGAAAAGTGAGCGCTGAAGCCCTTTTGTCTAAGCCCATGGCAGTAGGGCTTTTTGGCGATGGGTTTATCCAAACGAAATAA